The Candidatus Lernaella stagnicola sequence TCAGCCACTTTTTTGGCGAGCTGTTTATCGCCGTGTTGAGTCGGCGGCTTGTCGCCCTGTTGAAGCGCGGCCAACTCGTCGGCTTGCTCCGCGGGCGTACAGGCGACAAACATCGTGATTACCAGTAACCACATCCAGGCGTGTTTCATGTCATCTCCTTATCGCCGCACATCATAGGAAAGGAGTTCGGCACTCACAAGAGAGCCGGAAAACTTGATTTTCGCTCGACAGGCCCTGCCCTCTTTTCTAGAGTAGGCGCTACATTCGTAACTAGGAGAGAAATTATGAACCGCATACGTGTTGTATTCATATTGGGCTTGGCGGCCTTGTTGCTGTTGAGCGTTTCCGCATTGGCTGTAGCACAGAGCGGGAAGAAAACCGAGAAAGGGAAAACCATGCAGGACACGTTCGCTGAAATCGAAACGAATATGGGCACGATCAAAATCAAATTATTCACTGAGCGGGCCCCCATCACGACGCAGAATTTTATCGACCTGGCCACCAGTAAAAAAACCGGCAAGCCTTTCTATGACGGCGTGATCTTCCATCGCGTGATTCCGAGCTTCATGATTCAGGGCGGCGACCCGACCGGCACCGGCCGCGGCGGGCCCGGCTACCACATCGACGACGAATTCCATCCGGACCTCAAGCACGACGGCCCCGGTATCCTGTCGATGGCCAACGCGGGCCCCAACACCGGCGGCAGCCAGTTTTTCATTACGGTGGGGGCAACATCCCACCTCGACGGACGGCACGCCGTGTTCGGTAAAGTCGTCGAAGGTATGGATGTCGTCACCGCGATTTCCACCGCGAAGGCCGGCCCCGGTGATCGCCCGCTTCAAGAGATCGTGATGAAATCGGTGAAGATCACTCACGAATAAACCTCCTAAGAAGCGACTCCCCAAGCCCCGCCGTTGGCGGGGCTTTTTGTGCGCAAAAACCCGCACGCCGCTTAATATCTGTCGCCATTCCGTGGTGTTATGCCGCCACGGGGTATATTTCCGTGCTTTTTTTGCATATAATCCGGTATGCAAATTGCATAAATGGTAGGTGGGTGGTTTCGTCTCGATTACCGCACAATAGCCCAATCTCCGCCCCCAAAGAGGTATCACATGTTGAAAACATCCGTCTTCACAACAGCCGGTTTCCTGTTCCTCGCTCTTTTAATGTGTCTCGCAATACTGCTGGTGATCGCCACCGGCTGTCCGCCTGACGACGATGATGACGACGACAACGACGACGATACCGGCGGCGATGACGATGATGACGACAATGATGATGATGACGATGATGACGACAATGACGATGATAACGACGACGATGACGATAACAACGACAACGACGACAACAATGACGACGATAATAACGACAACGATAACAATGACGACGATGACATTACTGCGAACTTTCAAAATGTTACGTATCATGGCTACGCGTATGGGATACCTTCCTTAGCGATCGCATCGGACGGGGGTATCTTTGTGGCGATGAACGAAGCACATTCGGTGTGTGTGTGGCGCCAGGCGGACGGCGTCAGCGAACTGCACTCGATGCTGGATTACGCCTCGAATCCATCATTGGCGGTCGACTCGGCGGGCGTTTTGCACATGGCCTTCGTCGACCCGCGTGACTTCGCCGCCGGTTACGCGACCTATGCCGATGGCGCGTGGACCGTGCTTCAGCGTTTCGACCAGGGCGACTGGGCCGGCCGCATCGGGCTGGCGATCGATGAGAACGACCGTCCGCGCATTCTGTTTTCGTTAGCGGCGGGTTGGACATTGAGATACGCCGCTTATGACGGGGCCGCGTGGACGATGGAAACCGTCGCGAGTGACGTCGATATCAACGAAATTCACATGCAAACCAGCGGCACGGACGTCCACGCTGTTTTCCGCACGTACCGCGAGGCGTACTACGCATTTCGGGACGCGTGCGGTTGGTCTGTCGAGACAGTGGACGAAAGCGCCACAACAGCGGGTCTAGCCGTTGACGATGCGGGAGTGCCGCACGTGGCAATCGGGATGCAGGAGCCCGCCCGCCTGGCGTATCTGACGCCGGAGGACAAAGCGTGGCGGAAAGAAATCGCCTTCACCTACGGCCCGCCGGACACGACCATGAAGAGCGCGGGCATTGGGTTGGCGGCGAACGGTCAACCGATGCTGCTCGGTGTGGAAGCAACCCTGCCACCCTGGAAGGGAACGAATAAAACGGCGTTCTACTTCGTGCGTCGCCAGCCGGACGGCACGTGGGTAGAGGGGCCGCATTCACCCTTTGGTTACGATTCAGACATGACGGTTCGGCAGGATGAGGCGCATAACCTCTATGTGGCGGCCATGGAAGAAAGGCCCATCGATCTGACGCTGACGGTGTGGGACGGCGCGGAATGGACTCACGAATCCGTACAGGAGGGGGATCTGATCAATCGTGTCGCGGCTACCGTTGCGCCGGACAACTCGATCCATTTCGTCGGCTTCAATAACGACGATTACGAGGTGTTTCACATCACGCAGGTTGATGAAGAGTGGGTTTCCGAAACGGCATATGACGACACGACGTGGAGCGAATCCATACATCTCGTCGCCGATGCCGGCGGCTTCTTGCACGTCACGCATTATCAACCGGGCGGCGACGGGCTGGAGTATCTGACGAACGTGTCGGGCTCGTGGGTCAACGAGGCGCTCGAACCGCCGAATCGCTGCAATGTCTCTGATTTGGCCGTAGATTCCACGGGACGGGTTCACGTCGCCTGCCGCAACGGGGGCCAACCCGACGATTTGTACTACCTGGTGCAAACCGAAGACGGATGGGCGACCGAACTCGTTTGGGAAACGGTGGGCGTCAGCGGCGGATTGGCCATCGCGGTGGATAACGACGACCACCCGCACCTGATGGTGCATTACAATCCTGACGGCCAAAACGAACGTATGATCTACGCGGTGCGCGACGACGATAGTTGGAGCTTCCAAGTCGTCGACTGGGACGTCGAGGGCGCGACAACGGATCTTGCCTTGGACAGCAACGGCGCGGCACACCTGGCCTACTGGGACATGGCCGATAATCCCTCGCGCCTGCAACTGGTGTACGCAACCAATCGCAGCGGCAGTTGGGTATCTGAAAGCGTCATGGAAAACGAAACGAACACCGGTGTTACGTTCGCTCTAGACGCTGCGGGCAATGCCCACTTCCTGTACACGTACATGGATGTCACAACCTACGCCACCAACGCGACCGGCTCCTGGGAACACGTTGATCTTTTCCCCTTCTCGGCGAAGAACCTAGCTGTGTTGATTGCTGATCAGATCTACCTTGCGTACACCGAGTACGCCGCGATTTGGATCGGACAAGCGCCGGAAATCAGCGGGCGACGCTTCTAGGAGCGCCGCCCGGCCGGTGATTCATTCTCCCGCGCGGTCGATGGCCTCGTACGTTTCCTGCCGGGCCGCGGCGAAATCCGCACTCTCCGGCAGCACGTAGCGCTCGGCGCGCGTGAACCAAGTTGAGACACCTTGGTAATTGCGGTACGCCCCAGGCTGAGACGTCGGCACCGTCACCCGCTCCCGTTTGCCCAGCGACCCCTTGCGACCGGTTTTGGACCACCCGATTTTTTCCATGATGATCCGCACCGCAACGCCGACCGCTTGGCGAAACCGGCGGGTTTCGTGAGCGTCGACCCCGGCCAGAAACGCCCCAACCTGCGGCTGCGCTTCCAACTCCCGAATCACGCCCGCCAAGGCGGGCCGGTCATGATCGAGCTCCGCCTCAGCCATACGCCGTACGCGGTCGGGCCGGGCCAAGAATTCGATAACCTCCCGCAAATCAACGCGAGTGTCGGCCATCACGTCGGCGAATCGACTTCCCTGCGAGTCCGCTTGAAACTCGGTAAAACTAATGACCATGGCGTGTTTCCTTTCGTGTGTCTATGTTTTGTAGCGCGATTATATCGCCCTCCACTAACGACACGCAAGGGTTTTTTTCGGTTCCCATAAAAATAGTGAAAAATGCCGGAATACGAGAAACGCCGGGACAGGCCCTCAGTGAACGGGCGCGTGATATCGGAGAGAGGCTATTTGTCGTTCTGCCGCCGCTGTTGCCGCATGTGGTGGCGTCGTTTGCCGCGCACGTCGTCCATGACACGCTGCATTTCGCGCTGGAATTTCTTTTCGAAAAGCATGAATTTCGCGCTGCGTTCGGCGCCGAGTTCTTTGTTGAGTTCGCGGTACTGCTCGTCACGAATATCCATGATTTCACGTTCGTGGGCAAAGATAGTCTGCACGTGTTTCTTGAGTTTGGCTTCGTTGGGCTTTTCGCTGATGAGTTCCTTATGCAGCTCAACGTAGGTTTTTTCGACCTTTTCGATCACGGTGCGGAAGCGAGCGTCGTATTTCTGGATGATGGGAAAAAGGCGCGCCGACTCTTCGGAGTTGAGTTCGAGCACTTCAACCAGCTTGTAAAGCCGCACCATTTCCAGCCGCTTCATGGCCTCGGCGCGGCTGTGTACGTCGCCTAGCGGATTCTCGTCCTGCGCCGCGGCGAGCGCCGGCAGGATCAACAGGGCGAACAGTGAAGCGACGATCAACAAGCGGCGCATGAATGCCTCCTTAGATCTTCCAGTTTTTGACGCTTATGGAAAGTTGGTCGGCGACTTCGACGATTTCGTCGGGATGCAAGTCGGTGATTTCATAATCAGCAGCCGACGGCGAGGCCGGCAGGGCGCCCGGCAGCGTGATCTCGGCGTCATCTAGCAGGGGGTCGACCATCATTTCGGTGACGGCGAGGCGCAGGTCGTCCAGTTCGTCGCTTTTGAGCGTCGCTACGGCTTTGCGCAGTTCCGGATTGACGTTGGCCACGTCGAAAATATCCCCGGCGTTGCGCTTGGTGATTGCCACGCCCTTTTTGGCCACAAAGGTGGGCTCGCCGTAGCTGTCGCCGTTGGGCAGTTGGCCGGTAAAGACGAGCGTGGACACCACGGCCACCATGACAATCGCGGCTGCGGCCCCGGCACGCACCCAAACACCGGGCGCCCAGAACCAATTCCAGAAACGCCGGAACCAGGGGATCCTCACGGTGGCCAAGTTCTGCCTCAGGCGCGGGTAGAACGAGGCGAAATAGGTCTCGCCCGGTTCTTCGGCCGGGTGGGCGACGGCCTCCAAGGCGCGGCGAATTTCTTCGACTTCGCGCGCGCAGTCGGGGTCTTGGGCCACCAACAGTTCAACGGCTTCGGCTTCTTCAGGCGACAGTTCGCCTTCGAGCCAGTCGATGAGCAATTCGGTTCGCTTCTCGCACGTCATGCGGTGCTTTCTCCAAAGTCGGACAAGATCGTCTTCAACGCCTTGACCGCGTAGTGATAGTTTACTTTCGCCGCCGAAATCGAAATGCCGACGGCCTGGGCGATTTCGGCGAAACTCATGTCGCCGAAGGCCCGCATCTGCAAAACCTCGCGCTGCCGCGGCGGCAGCTTTTCCATCGCGCGCCGAACGATCAACCGCCGCTGATGCGTCTCGATGTCTTCCTCGACGCTGCTGTAGGTTATCGCGGAGCGTTCGGTGATTTCTTCACCCTGCCGGCGCGCCCGGTCGCGGATGAGGTTTTTGGAATAATTCATCGCAATGCGAAAGATCCAGGTCTTCAAGCTCGAGCGTCCCTCGAACTTGCCCAGGTTTTTGTAAGCCGACAGGAAGGTTTTCTGGGCCACCTCGTCGGCGTCCTGGTGGTTCCCGACCATCTTCAGCGCCAAGAAGTACACCATGCGTTGGTATTTCTTGACGAGAACTTCGAAAGCGAACTCTTCTCCTTGCTCAACGAAGCGTTGAACGAGGGCTTTGTCGTCATCTAGCAGCATTTCATCAGCGCCTATCGTCAAATCTTGCCTCGTTTGTCTGGACACCCCGGTAAAGACGCAGGTTCAAAGGCCTTCATACACCATAAACGCCGAAAAAATAAGGAGGTGCGCCGGCTGCACGCGGTTTTGGGTCAAGGCTCAGCCTGGGGGGCCGGGCACGGGCGCCCGCTCCTACGGTTTTGTGTGAGGCTCGCCGAGGCGGCGAGGACGCCGGTCGATGTGGCAACGACGTCGTCAGACGCAATCGGTTTTAGCACCGTACCTTGTCCGATCGCGACTAAAGTCGCCCCCACGGTTTTGTGTGAGGCTCGCAGAGGCGGCGAAGACGCCGGTCGCTGATGCAGCACCGTCGCCGGGCGCACTCGGTCTTTAAAGTGTTTCGATGATGATGGGGGTGAAGCTGCCGTCGGGTTTGACGCGGGAAAAGATCAGTTTGAGGAACACGAAACCGAGGACGAGGCCGACGATTGCGGTGATGGCGCGGGCCGGGTCCACGGCGAGAGAAAAGCCGAGCGCGGCGAAAAGCGTCGGGCCCGCAAGTGCGCCGGCGAAAAGTAGGACGAGGGGAAAGAGGTAGGCCAGCGCGGCTAATCCCAATACGCGGTTGGGGTGCATGGCCAGGCGCACGCGTTGTCCGGCCTGAGCTGAGGCGCGGTTGATGGCTTGGACGATGATGACTTTTTGCTGGGCGTCGGCGGCGCATATGCAACCGGCGCCGCACGAGGCCGCGCAGCCGCCTTGCCGGACCTCGACGGTAGCCAAGGGGCCCTGCAAGTCGAGTACGATTCCTTCTTCCATCAATTCGGGTGTGTTGCTCATGGTCTTTCTTAGTCGCCCGCGGCGGCCGGATGCTTACGCTTTTCGGATAAATACATCCACAATCCAAGGCCGAAGCCCATCACGCTGTAGAAGTACGTGATGCTGATCATAATAAGAAACAACGCTGAAAAAACAAGACCTTTGACGCGAAACACGTACCACCAGATGCGGACGTTAAGCATCACGTAGACGACCAAAACCACCAGAACAAAGGGAGCGGACAGCGTGACCGGCAGCACCCACAAGGTCGTGAGGGCCACGGGCAAAAACAGGGCGATCAAGATACCTGAGACAACATTGCCGATCTTGAGGTTGAGGTCGAGGTTGAAGATGTTTTCGCGCGCCATCAGCTTGGTCCAGGGTATGGCGCGGTCGAACAGGTCGGAGCGAATCAGGCTCGACAGGCTGTATTTTTTGGCGTGGCAGACGCGAAGGGAGGGGTCGAGGCGAATGGTTGCGCCGTTTTTGTGCAACCGGTAGCCGAGTTCGATATCTTCCACGCTGGCGGCGGTGTAACTTTGGTCGAATCCGCCGATTTGCTGGAAGGCCTCGCGGCGCACAGCCCCGCAACCACACCAAAACGTGATCGCCTCCCGTTTGCTGGTCAAGTGTGTGAAATGATGGACTAAATTCTTGTATACGGAGGCAAAATTGTCCGCTTCGGGAAAAATCGTATACGCCCCAAATATGGCGTCCAGCTCGGAATCGTAGGCGAAGCGATCCATCATCGCCGCGATCAACCCGGGCGGCACAAGGACATCGGCATCGATGAACACAAGGATATCGCCCGCAGCGGCGGTCACGGCGTGATTGCGGGCGGCGGCGGCGCCGGACTGGCGTTCCATGGTCAGGAGCGTGACATCGCGTTCCCGGGCCAGCCGGGCCGAGTCGTCGGTGCTGCCGTCATCGACGGCGATGATCTCCAGATTCTCGGAATCACAGCGCTTAATACTGTCGAGGCAACGGCCGAGGGTGCCCTCGGCGTTGTAGAACGGAACGATGATGGATACGGCCGGTTGTTGCATAGTGCGGGAACCCTGCCGCATGTATACCCAGCGAAGCCGGTTCGGTCAAACAAAAAACGTGCGGATCGCTTTCGAGGGCCGTTCGTTGGGTGATTTAGCGGCGGCAAGCTTGACGGATGTGAATTCGGTTGCAATATTTGGGGCGTATCAATATTGATAGGATGGTATCAATTAGGGGGCAAAATGACCCAAAAAGCGGCGATATGGAGTGTTATGGCGCTTTTGCTGTGCCTTGGGGTCGCGAATGCCGCGGCTGCGCCGCTCGAGGTGTTTGTCAGCATCGTGCCGCAAAAGTATTTCGTGGAACGCGTCGGCGGCGAAGAAGTCAGCGTCGCGGTGTTGGTTGGGCCCGGCCGGTCGCCGGCCACTTATGACCCGACTCCGGCACAGATGGCGAGGCTCTCGCGGGCGGCGGTGCTCTTTCGTATCGGCGTCCCTTTCGAAAACCGCTTGATGACGAAGATCCCGACGGTGTGCCCCAACCTGCGGATCGTCGACACGCGCCGCGGCGTGAAGTTGCTGGCGATGGAGGAGGATCACGGCCACGATGACGGCCACGACCACGCCGGGATGGATCCGCATATTTGGCTGGACCCGAAACGCGTGAAAGTTCAGGCTCGCACCATCGCCGAAAGTCTCAGTGAATTGCGCCCGGCGGCGGCGGCGACGTTTCGCGCCAACCTGGCGGCGTTCGAGCGCGATTTGGACGAAGTGGACGCCCGTATCGGCCGCGTGCTGGCCCCGTTCCGCGGACGCTCATTCATGGTGTTTCACCCCTCCTACGGATATTTCGGCGACTCCTACGGCTTGGTGCAGATCGCGGTGGAAGCGAGCGGCAAGAGTCCGGGGCCGCGGCAAATCGCTCGTTGGGTGGACTGGGCCCGGGCGGAAAACATCCGTATTGTCTTCGTCCAACCGCAATTCGCCTCCAGCGCCGTGCACACGATCGCGCAATCTATCGACGGGGCGGTCGTGCCCATGGACCCGCTGGCGGAGGACTACCTGACGAACCTGGAGGCCATGGCCCGGCGAATCGAAGAAGCGCTGGGAGATTCGGAGCGACCGTGACGACCACACCCGCCATCGTCGTGGAAAACCTGCATTTCGCCTACAACGATGATGCCGTCTTCACCGGTGCGCATTTGGCGGTCCATGAAGGCGATTTCGCCGGCGTCGTGGGGCCCAACGGCGGGGGGAAGACCACCCTGCTCAAGCTTCTGCTGGGGTTGCTGCAACCGCAACAGGGCGTCATTCGCGTGCTTGGGCAAGAGCCGGGGGCGGCGCGGCAGGCAATCGGTTACATGCCCCAGTCCGTGGATTTGGACCCGGCGTTTCCGATCACGGTGCGCGATGTCGTGATGACCGGGTGCTTGAGCCAGCATCGATGGTTTGGGCGATACACGGCGGCGAACCGGGCGGCGGCCATCGACGCGCTGCGGGATGTGAAGTTGGCCGAGTTGGCGGATCGCTCTTTCGCGAACTTGTCCGGCGGGCAGCGGCGGCGGGTGCTGATTGCCCGGGCCTTGGTGGCCAAGCCGCGTCTGCTGCTGTTGGACGAGCCCACGGCGAATCTGGATCCGGGAGTCGAGCAAAGCTTTTACGAGATGCTCAAGCGGCTCAACGAGCGGCTCACCGTCGTGGTGGTGTCGCATGACCTGTCGTTTGTTTCCGAGTACGTGCGCAGCGCGATCTGCGTCAACCGGAACGTTGTCGTCCACCCGACCGGCGAGTTGCCGCCCGAGATGATCGGCAGCCTGATGGGGGCGCGCCAGCGTATCGTCCGCCACGATCACATCGATTC is a genomic window containing:
- a CDS encoding sigma-70 family RNA polymerase sigma factor codes for the protein MTIGADEMLLDDDKALVQRFVEQGEEFAFEVLVKKYQRMVYFLALKMVGNHQDADEVAQKTFLSAYKNLGKFEGRSSLKTWIFRIAMNYSKNLIRDRARRQGEEITERSAITYSSVEEDIETHQRRLIVRRAMEKLPPRQREVLQMRAFGDMSFAEIAQAVGISISAAKVNYHYAVKALKTILSDFGESTA
- a CDS encoding metal ABC transporter ATP-binding protein; its protein translation is MTTTPAIVVENLHFAYNDDAVFTGAHLAVHEGDFAGVVGPNGGGKTTLLKLLLGLLQPQQGVIRVLGQEPGAARQAIGYMPQSVDLDPAFPITVRDVVMTGCLSQHRWFGRYTAANRAAAIDALRDVKLAELADRSFANLSGGQRRRVLIARALVAKPRLLLLDEPTANLDPGVEQSFYEMLKRLNERLTVVVVSHDLSFVSEYVRSAICVNRNVVVHPTGELPPEMIGSLMGARQRIVRHDHIDSSTGDDEEGCCQ
- a CDS encoding zinc ABC transporter substrate-binding protein; translation: MTQKAAIWSVMALLLCLGVANAAAAPLEVFVSIVPQKYFVERVGGEEVSVAVLVGPGRSPATYDPTPAQMARLSRAAVLFRIGVPFENRLMTKIPTVCPNLRIVDTRRGVKLLAMEEDHGHDDGHDHAGMDPHIWLDPKRVKVQARTIAESLSELRPAAAATFRANLAAFERDLDEVDARIGRVLAPFRGRSFMVFHPSYGYFGDSYGLVQIAVEASGKSPGPRQIARWVDWARAENIRIVFVQPQFASSAVHTIAQSIDGAVVPMDPLAEDYLTNLEAMARRIEEALGDSERP
- a CDS encoding SoxR reducing system RseC family protein → MSNTPELMEEGIVLDLQGPLATVEVRQGGCAASCGAGCICAADAQQKVIIVQAINRASAQAGQRVRLAMHPNRVLGLAALAYLFPLVLLFAGALAGPTLFAALGFSLAVDPARAITAIVGLVLGFVFLKLIFSRVKPDGSFTPIIIETL
- a CDS encoding glycosyltransferase family 2 protein; the protein is MQQPAVSIIVPFYNAEGTLGRCLDSIKRCDSENLEIIAVDDGSTDDSARLARERDVTLLTMERQSGAAAARNHAVTAAAGDILVFIDADVLVPPGLIAAMMDRFAYDSELDAIFGAYTIFPEADNFASVYKNLVHHFTHLTSKREAITFWCGCGAVRREAFQQIGGFDQSYTAASVEDIELGYRLHKNGATIRLDPSLRVCHAKKYSLSSLIRSDLFDRAIPWTKLMARENIFNLDLNLKIGNVVSGILIALFLPVALTTLWVLPVTLSAPFVLVVLVVYVMLNVRIWWYVFRVKGLVFSALFLIMISITYFYSVMGFGLGLWMYLSEKRKHPAAAGD
- a CDS encoding peptidylprolyl isomerase, with amino-acid sequence MNRIRVVFILGLAALLLLSVSALAVAQSGKKTEKGKTMQDTFAEIETNMGTIKIKLFTERAPITTQNFIDLATSKKTGKPFYDGVIFHRVIPSFMIQGGDPTGTGRGGPGYHIDDEFHPDLKHDGPGILSMANAGPNTGGSQFFITVGATSHLDGRHAVFGKVVEGMDVVTAISTAKAGPGDRPLQEIVMKSVKITHE